A stretch of the Prochlorococcus marinus str. MIT 0918 genome encodes the following:
- a CDS encoding DUF3593 domain-containing protein produces the protein MNNPLLFFNELDPGPIFVISLFPYLVFLYWAQKSKSIPLVSLWGFRLTLLFVGMTIIFSIIAALKYGQELTDVDYLHGSAEAFLTLSDGLVVLGFAGLLSKRGE, from the coding sequence ATGAACAATCCTTTACTCTTTTTCAACGAACTTGACCCAGGACCTATTTTTGTCATATCACTTTTCCCTTACCTTGTTTTTCTTTATTGGGCTCAGAAATCAAAATCAATACCCTTGGTTTCTCTATGGGGATTTAGATTGACTCTTCTCTTTGTTGGTATGACTATAATTTTTTCAATAATCGCAGCTTTAAAATATGGCCAAGAACTTACTGATGTTGACTATTTACATGGATCAGCTGAAGCCTTTCTAACATTAAGCGATGGGTTAGTAGTACTTGGTTTTGCAGGGCTTTTGTCAAAAAGAGGTGAATAA
- the psaK gene encoding photosystem I reaction center subunit PsaK, producing the protein MITNLLAAAAPATFHWSPKCAAIMILCNVLAYAIARANIAKPNEGFEIPNSKYFGGMSHASVVAANCLGHILGIGSILGLAARGVL; encoded by the coding sequence ATGATTACAAATCTATTGGCTGCTGCAGCTCCTGCGACATTTCATTGGTCACCTAAATGCGCAGCAATAATGATTTTATGTAATGTTCTTGCCTACGCTATAGCAAGAGCAAACATAGCTAAGCCCAATGAAGGCTTTGAAATTCCTAATTCAAAGTATTTTGGTGGTATGAGTCATGCATCTGTAGTAGCCGCTAATTGTCTAGGTCATATCCTAGGGATAGGTTCAATCCTAGGCTTAGCAGCTAGAGGCGTCCTCTAA
- the htpG gene encoding molecular chaperone HtpG, translating to MAVIEEGQIQIHTENIFPIIKKAVYSDHEIFLRELVSNGVDAINKRRMASIAGDCESGDEGKILISINREEKTLTFSDNGIGMTDTEIKKYINQVAFSSAEEFLKKYENNNEQIIGHFGLGFYSSFMVAKNVVIISRSAKKDSKAIKWSCDGSPKFSLEESEREEIGTDIILYLMDEEIEFIEPSRINTLIKKYCDFMPVDVQLDGKSINKRNSPWRKSPRDLNDNDYIELYKYLYPFQGDPLLWIHLNTDYPYNLQGILYFPKITGRADWETGEIKLYSNQVFVSDSIKEVVPRYLLPLRGIIDSTDIPLNVSRSALQSDRRVRSIGNFISKKIADKLKSIKNEDPDFYAEIWESIAPFIKIGAMEDDKFADMVSELIIFRTVRQKSFEKDDNVINFENNNYTTINEYINRLSNENDKKVLYCTDEIAQANPLDLWKNQGNEILTADTVIDSQFIPWIESKKDNVTFQRVDSEIVDDLNDDSPEITGKDGEKASEIIRDLIKKAINNENVSVKVQTLKSNPDVPAMILLPEQMRRINDMGALMEQKLPGLPDNHVLLVNKRHPIIEGLSKLKSNILIIGSEGSSENDQLLNDIAINLYESACLSVGGLDPQGMSNYQKKTTDLMGRLISKIS from the coding sequence ATGGCTGTAATCGAAGAAGGGCAAATTCAGATTCATACTGAAAACATATTTCCTATTATAAAAAAAGCAGTTTATTCGGATCATGAAATCTTTTTGCGTGAGTTAGTTAGCAATGGAGTTGATGCTATAAACAAGAGAAGAATGGCATCAATCGCTGGGGATTGTGAGTCTGGTGATGAAGGTAAAATCCTTATAAGTATCAATCGAGAGGAAAAAACACTAACGTTTTCCGATAATGGGATAGGGATGACAGATACAGAAATTAAAAAATATATAAATCAAGTAGCATTTTCAAGTGCTGAGGAATTCCTAAAAAAATATGAGAATAATAATGAACAAATAATTGGTCATTTTGGTTTAGGTTTTTATTCTAGTTTTATGGTTGCCAAAAATGTTGTAATAATATCTAGATCCGCAAAGAAAGATAGTAAAGCAATTAAATGGTCATGTGATGGATCTCCAAAATTTAGCTTAGAAGAATCAGAAAGAGAAGAGATTGGAACAGATATAATTTTATATTTAATGGATGAAGAAATAGAATTCATAGAGCCAAGTCGTATTAATACGCTAATAAAGAAATATTGTGACTTCATGCCAGTAGATGTTCAATTAGATGGGAAATCGATAAATAAAAGAAATTCACCATGGAGAAAAAGTCCTAGAGATTTGAATGATAATGATTATATTGAGCTATATAAATACTTATATCCATTTCAAGGTGATCCTTTGCTATGGATACATTTAAATACAGATTATCCCTATAACCTTCAAGGTATTCTTTACTTCCCAAAAATCACTGGAAGAGCAGACTGGGAAACTGGAGAAATAAAACTTTACTCTAATCAAGTCTTTGTCAGCGATTCAATTAAAGAAGTTGTGCCAAGATATCTACTTCCCTTAAGAGGAATTATTGACTCTACAGATATTCCTCTTAATGTAAGTAGAAGTGCACTTCAGTCAGATAGAAGAGTTAGATCAATAGGAAATTTTATATCTAAAAAAATAGCTGATAAACTTAAATCAATTAAAAATGAAGATCCAGATTTTTATGCAGAAATCTGGGAATCGATTGCTCCTTTTATCAAGATAGGAGCAATGGAAGATGACAAGTTTGCTGATATGGTAAGTGAACTAATAATTTTCAGGACAGTTAGACAAAAGTCTTTTGAAAAAGATGATAATGTTATTAATTTTGAAAATAATAATTATACAACTATAAATGAATATATAAATAGATTATCCAATGAAAATGATAAAAAAGTTCTTTACTGTACAGATGAAATTGCTCAAGCTAATCCATTAGATTTATGGAAAAATCAGGGCAATGAAATTTTAACTGCTGATACAGTTATTGATTCGCAATTTATTCCCTGGATAGAATCTAAAAAAGATAATGTTACATTCCAAAGAGTAGACTCAGAAATAGTGGATGATCTAAATGATGATTCACCAGAAATAACAGGTAAAGATGGTGAAAAAGCATCTGAAATAATAAGAGACCTAATTAAGAAAGCTATAAACAATGAAAACGTATCAGTAAAGGTTCAAACATTAAAGTCTAATCCTGATGTTCCTGCAATGATTCTCTTACCTGAACAAATGCGTCGAATAAATGATATGGGAGCACTGATGGAGCAGAAATTACCAGGTCTCCCCGATAATCATGTGCTTTTAGTAAATAAAAGACACCCAATTATTGAAGGTCTATCAAAACTTAAATCAAATATTCTTATAATAGGTTCAGAAGGAAGTTCAGAAAATGATCAATTACTAAATGACATAGCCATAAATCTCTATGAAAGTGCATGTTTAAGCGTAGGTGGATTAGATCCACAAGGCATGAGTAATTACCAAAAGAAAACCACTGATCTAATGGGGAGATTGATATCTAAAATCTCCTGA
- a CDS encoding indolepyruvate ferredoxin oxidoreductase subunit alpha yields the protein MPHSINSDVCEGIALCVEACPVDCINIGRGLNKKGTKYFYINFSTCIDCGVCFAVCPVKGAVIDEERPELQKN from the coding sequence ATGCCTCATTCTATAAATAGTGATGTTTGCGAAGGAATAGCATTATGTGTGGAAGCATGCCCAGTAGATTGCATTAATATCGGTAGAGGTTTAAATAAGAAAGGGACTAAATACTTCTATATCAACTTTTCAACATGTATAGACTGTGGGGTATGTTTTGCAGTTTGTCCAGTAAAAGGTGCGGTCATTGATGAAGAAAGACCAGAACTACAAAAAAACTGA
- a CDS encoding DUF2499 domain-containing protein: MHVLSLPTWFIHILTLFEWLLAIFFINQISKQSNKKALKWLAMAMLPNLASAMAAITWHIYDNPSSLYGLVYIQALLTFIGNICLALAAWNLVKTEKQLI; encoded by the coding sequence ATGCATGTACTTTCGCTGCCAACTTGGTTTATTCATATTTTAACTTTATTTGAATGGTTACTCGCTATATTTTTTATTAATCAAATATCAAAGCAATCAAATAAAAAGGCTCTTAAATGGTTAGCAATGGCAATGCTTCCAAATCTAGCAAGTGCTATGGCAGCTATAACATGGCACATATATGATAATCCTTCATCCTTATATGGTTTGGTATATATTCAGGCCCTCCTTACTTTTATAGGAAATATCTGTTTGGCATTAGCTGCTTGGAATCTTGTTAAAACAGAAAAACAGCTTATATAG
- the rpmB gene encoding 50S ribosomal protein L28 — protein MSRVCELSGTKANNGMAVSHSHIRTKKLQQANLQKRRIWWEQGNRWLNLRVSTRTLKTIQKKGLGAYAKSQGIDLNKL, from the coding sequence ATGTCTCGAGTTTGCGAGCTATCAGGTACTAAAGCAAATAATGGCATGGCAGTTAGTCATTCCCATATTCGCACAAAAAAACTACAACAGGCAAATCTCCAAAAACGACGTATTTGGTGGGAGCAAGGGAATAGATGGTTAAATCTTCGAGTTTCAACTAGAACATTAAAAACTATCCAAAAAAAAGGATTAGGAGCATATGCAAAATCCCAGGGTATTGATTTAAATAAGCTATAA
- a CDS encoding ATP phosphoribosyltransferase regulatory subunit, translating to MSIQSKFETKDLNPDEVKNNKQIIFRLSNLYKKWGYEEISPPTLERIETLIAGGKISQKEIVKLVADEPIGLRPEMTASIARAANTRFANKKRPLRFWSPGIVFKSKEDSEGRFTVEESLQSNIELIGIRDMSAEVELLYLLLESLESLEINPKHKPILLIGHKSLIELIIQNITSDYKSIVKTCLTNYDLITINKLDLKENIKNILLNVLKIRGNPFNILSQLEKIYGKKDIFEELKRLFSTIETIADKHGVSIKLDPTYQPHYDLYTGITFQLVCQTDYSPIVIARGGRYDDLFNMFNYSNNKETGAGFSFSIDNIRLLQKNKGNNNNNIKKRILIAYSTNRIYEDALFKQLELHKNGFQAMVELTPFKTKEEAQKLLIERDYDLLEWLP from the coding sequence ATGTCTATACAGTCAAAATTTGAAACAAAGGATTTAAACCCTGATGAGGTTAAAAACAACAAACAAATTATTTTTAGACTTTCTAATTTATATAAAAAATGGGGATATGAAGAGATTTCACCACCAACATTAGAAAGAATAGAAACATTAATAGCTGGAGGAAAAATTTCTCAAAAAGAAATAGTCAAGTTAGTAGCAGATGAGCCAATTGGTTTAAGACCTGAAATGACAGCATCTATAGCCAGGGCTGCCAATACAAGGTTTGCAAATAAAAAAAGACCTTTAAGATTTTGGTCACCAGGGATAGTATTTAAAAGTAAAGAAGATAGTGAAGGTAGATTTACAGTTGAAGAAAGTCTTCAAAGCAACATTGAACTTATAGGCATACGAGATATGTCTGCTGAAGTTGAGCTTTTATATCTCCTATTGGAATCATTAGAATCATTAGAAATTAATCCCAAACATAAGCCCATTCTTTTAATTGGTCATAAGTCTCTAATAGAACTAATAATTCAAAATATAACCTCAGACTATAAGTCAATAGTGAAGACTTGCTTAACTAATTATGATCTAATAACGATAAATAAATTAGATCTAAAAGAGAATATAAAAAATATCCTACTTAACGTTCTAAAAATAAGAGGTAATCCCTTTAATATTTTAAGTCAATTAGAAAAAATATATGGTAAAAAAGATATATTTGAAGAATTAAAAAGACTTTTTTCTACTATCGAAACAATTGCTGATAAACATGGTGTTTCTATTAAATTAGATCCAACTTATCAACCACATTATGATTTATATACTGGTATAACATTCCAACTAGTTTGTCAAACAGATTACTCACCCATTGTTATAGCAAGAGGAGGTAGATATGATGATTTATTCAACATGTTTAATTATTCAAACAACAAAGAAACTGGAGCAGGGTTTTCATTTTCTATTGATAACATAAGATTGTTACAGAAAAATAAAGGTAATAATAATAATAATATTAAGAAAAGAATACTAATTGCATATAGCACAAATAGAATTTACGAAGATGCTTTATTTAAGCAATTAGAATTACATAAAAATGGTTTCCAAGCGATGGTTGAACTTACACCTTTCAAGACTAAAGAAGAAGCTCAGAAATTATTAATAGAGAGGGACTATGATCTTCTAGAATGGTTACCTTAA